DNA from Lagenorhynchus albirostris chromosome 15, mLagAlb1.1, whole genome shotgun sequence:
atgtgggatcctcccggaccggggcgcgaacccgtgtcccctgcatcggcaggcggattcttaaccactgcgccaccagggaagccccatttgtatGTTTGATAATGGCTGTCTTATGGGTGTGATATGGtatctcattctggttttgatttgcatttccctaatgataagtgatgctgagcaccttttcttgtacttattggccatttgtataccttcttttggagaaatatctactcAAGTGAGTCTGCATTCTTAGATTTGTAACCTCTGAGAGAAGGGGTCAACATTCGGTCTGGGCTGATGAAGAGCTCACCCAGGAGCTGGGCATTGGAGCATCTGTTTGGTTGAATAGTTATCACAGCGCACATTTTGGTGGCACTTGTCATGTACAGGCCTCACACTGGGAGGGAGGCACTGTTAGGGATCCTgttttacagctggggaaaccAAAGCATGGAGAAGTTAAGTATCTTACCCAAGTTTCAGAGCTAATCACTGGTGGAGCTGGGTTTGAACTCACTCAGGTTGGTCCTAGAGTCCATGCTACAGGGGTGGCCAGGGCGCTGGAGTGGAAAAGGGCATTGCCAGCCGTGGACCCAGTGTGTGCAGAGATTTGGATGTGGCAGCTTTGGAGGACGGACAGGGCTCAGCTAGAGCTGTCTGGATCCCAGCTTGAATAGGGGCTCCTGGAGGCTGGAGAAGGAGTGGGATGGGTGGGGGAAGGCCTGCGTCAGGGTTGGGGGTTGGGAGGAGGCTTGGAGCTGAGGGGCCTTGGTCTTTGAGGTGGGCTCAAAGTCCAAGGGTTTTAGTCCTGCCCCTTGGTCAATGGCATCCCCTCCTGTGCTTTGTCACTGGAGGAAGGAAATATGGAAGAGTGTGATGGAGTTCTTAGCCCAATGGGCGAGATAGGAAACAAGTGATAGTGAATATCTAAAATGACAGGGTGCGATGAATGTTTGGAAGGGAACAAACTGGGTAAAAGAGTTGGCAGGAGCctcagggtggtcagggaagcctCTCTGAAGTGGCGAAGAGGGAAGAGGTTCCAGGCAGAGAAAGGatggtgcaaaggccctgaggcaagaaaGACCTTGGTGTACTCAGGAACAGCAGGGAGGACTCTAtggctggagcaggaaaagctggagatgaggtgggagaggagggcagggactGGACCTTGGAGGGCCTGAGGGCCAAGTggagagtttggattttattctaaggagATGGGGAGCcttgggggctggggctggggtggttTAAGCAGAGCTGTGATGACATCTGATTTCTGTTGGGAAGACATTGCCATTATTGCCCTcgttttatagctgaggaaacaaGACCCAGAACCATAGCCAGGGAGTGATTCCTAAGGTGGCTTCTCCCTCTGGGGCCCAGAGAGAGAGGCTATAGATTCCTTAGGAGTTCCCCGGTGAGTGGCCAAAGCCCAACACTGAGGACTATCTTCTCCACACCCCTGCTCCCCAGACCCGGGCCTGCGTTCaagttctggctctgccatttaccagctgtgacctcaggcaagtggccccacctctccatgcctcagttttctcagctgtaaaatggtcATAATAGTAGTATCTACCTTATAGTGtaggtgtgaggattaaatgtgttaaCACATATAAAGAGCTTAGAACAAATGCCAGGTACAAAGAAAGCACTTGGAAAAGGTCTTACccatttaataaaaattgtcACTGTTGTCTTGCTTTTACTACTGTTAGACCCTAACTGAGCACAACCACTCCCCCTAATGCTTCCCCATTGTTGCCTTAGTAGAGGGCTAGGCAGGGACCCAGCAGGCTGCCTTATCCCCCTAAAATCAGGGCCCAGGGGCTGGAAGTGGCTTCAGGGCTGACTCACTCCCAGGTGGAGGAGAGCTGTTCCTTGAGTCGCTTCCTGTCCCCTCATGCCCTCCACCCCAACCCTGGTGCAGCCCCTACCAGGCACAGACATGGAAGTGGGCCCTCTTTGACCTCCCTGGGGCTCAGGTCGGAGCCCAGTGCGCAattacttctctgggcctcagaatcCCAGTGGAAACTGGCTTAATCAAATGTCCCACCTGAAGTGACATAATAGAGCTTGGGCTGGCAGAAGAGACAATCACCTCCCTCCCAGGAGTTCCTTCCTGCAGGGCtacagtctcctcatctgtaaaatggggatgaaacaGTTCCTCCCTCCCAGGGCGGTCCAGAGATTTAAATAAGTACAGTGTCTGGCACTCAAAAATtctagttattattatttctatcattGCTGTTCTTACTAATGTTTACAGCTTGCACAAAGCTTCTGCAGGCACTCTCAAGCTCTAAGAACTCACACTGACCTGGCCTGGAAGGTAGGACTTTCCTTTATTGACAGAATGGAAGTCCAGAGAGGTCCAGCAACCTGCCTGGGGACACACAGCTAGAAAGGAGTGGCATTAATTAAGGCTTGATCTGGGGGAAAGTGCCCAGGTTGGACTCTCCAGGGTGACTTTGGCAACTGACTCAGCCTGTCCTAGCCTCAGTTTTCCATtagtcaaatggggataataatagagcTCCCCTTGTAggggttgttgggaagattaaaatGGGTTAATTAACACCAGGAAAAGTTAATACATTAACTGCTGGTCACTGTGGCTGTGGGAAGGGggactcagttttcccatctgcaagATGGGTCTGGTTGCCTGAGCTGTCCACTAAGACTCTGTGTGCCACATGTGCGGGCCAGTGCAGCTGTGGGATAGGTGGGCCTGGCTCTCGGAAGAACTTCCTGGGGTCGGTCGGGGGCGGCTGGCATCGGGTCCCGGCCGCTGCCTGGCTTTCGTTCTCCCTTTTCGAGTAATACCTGGGCCGGCGTGTTCACCTGCCCGGGGCCGGCCGCCGGAAGTTGCGCAAACGCGTGTTACCTGAGCCCAGGTGGGCCGGGCCGGAGCAGCGCAGAGCGGCGGCAAGGGCGCAGCCAGGTACGTGCGGGCCGGAGCCGGGGGCACGGGGCCGGTGTCGGGGGCTGCCCGGgcacctctccctcctcctcagggAAGGCGGGGACCGGGCAGGGACTCACCTTCAGGGCTGGACGAGGCTGTAGGAATCGGCCATCAGCTCCCTCATTTAAGAGCCAGGACAACCcgggctcagagaggggaggcgAGCAGACAGAATCACAGAGCACGCCGCCGCTGGGAATCTCCAGGATTGCCCCCAGTTGGGAAGGGCAAAAGCCAGACCAGGGATCCGTGCTCCCCCTACTCCCCCTCGAGGCTGACGCCAGGGAAGCCGGTGGGGAGTGAGCAAGGTGAGGCTGCATGCCCCGGGGATGCCAATGAGAAGGGCCCGGGACCGGCGCTTCTGCGGTCATTTGTGGGTAATGTTTGAAATCCGTGGGTAGGGCGTTGGGCGATGAGAGGAGGCCTCAGAGAGGACACGAGTCCCACGCGGGGACCGGGACCCTGGCTTTAACTTTCAGGAGCCACCGCACATCGTGCTTTGCCCACCGGTGAAATGAGTCTTGTTCACTGATTAGCCTCCTTTGTCCGCCGCTTAGGCTCGGGCAGACGCTTCTGGAGAATGCTTAGAGACCCCTGCGAGAGGGGCGGTCTCAGGAGTTGGGtcaaattcataataaaaacaaggAGCCCAGTTCATGCAGCGCCGCCTTTTTAACAGGTGCTGAGGAAAGTCCTCGACTTGTTTTTATCGCTCGATCCTCACGGTGACCTGGAGGATCAGGAAGGTGTATTTTTAACAGCATTTCACACATAAGGAAACCAAGTGTGGAAGAGGCGCAGCTGCTTGCGCAAGGCGCACAGCGGGCGAGGGGGCCAGCTCCGGGCGAGACGGCCAGCGGCCCTAAAGCCGGGTTTGGCTTCTAGCATCTGTCCGGGTGCCGCCGGAAGAGCCCCTGGGGTCCGCACGTCCGGCCCGAGGGGGTGGGGGCCCGAGCcgggtggggggcggaggggggggtGTCGCAGAACGTTTGCCCTAGCCCTGCCCATCtgacctccttcctccttctgtttCCCGGGATGGTGCCCGGGAGGAAACCAATGCCACCAACGGGTTGGACTGGTTTGGGAGGCGGGGGCCCGGGGGTAGGGCAGAGTCTAGCTACGGTGACAGGGTGACAGGGCTCAGCAAGGCTGCCTTTCCTGTGACCCTTCCCGCCTGACGTCTCCTTGGGGGTGGGCCCTGAGTGGGGCAGCCTTTCTCTCCCACCTACTCCATCCCTTCTAACTCGGGAGCAGCTCTGGCTCTGGGCCAACAGCCCCCAAGGTTCTATTGTCAACTTGCCTTTGCTGCAGAGATCTCAGACTGGGGGCTGCGGGCCAgactggggcggggggcagaTATGTTTGCAGGCATGTTTTGTTTGCCCTGTCCAtgcactgtttttaaaattattattatcaaatATGCTAAGAATCTAGAGTTTCCATGCAATTCTGGGTTCCCAGCTTCCTAGAACATCCTATACCTACCATCTTGGACCCATATGCCTACAGTAGGGTGGGTATGCCCCTCTCTATTTTATCCCTGGTCTGCCTGCTTACATTTGGTCCCCATAGGTATTTCaggtcagtaaatatttattgactgcctaTTATGTGTAAAGAGCAACACCTTGAAACTGAGATACAGTGAACAAAAcggacaccccccacccccacccccttcatGGAGCTGTTTTAGGAGAATGTGAGCAACAATGAGTAAAACTATTCGTTTTTTTTTAGATAAGTGAATCAGGCTTCATAAGaatttgtgtcttatttattgTCTCTGGGACCTAGGTTGGTtacttctttgagtctcagtttctccatctgtaaaaatgaGGTGACAATGACCTGTATCACAGACTTGTTGGAAGATTACAGGAGAGGATGGTGTCAAATGTCTAGAAGACAgattcctctctcccctccccaatcCAGACTCTTCCCTCCTGGCATTCCGGATGTCTAGGTGGGGCTGTCCAACATAGCTTTCTGCTACGGCTGGAAATGCTCTAATCTGTGCTGTCTAGTATAGTGACCACTGGCCACATATGACTATTGAGcccttaaaatgtggctagtgtgattCAGGAACTGAATTGTGTGTATTTACTATAAATTTAAAGTTAAGGCTgagtagccatatgtggctagtggctgttGAATTAGACAATACAGGTTTAGACGGCCTGAGCTACAGGTCCTCTTGAGGATCGCCTAGACAGAGTccctttcccccattttacacaaGAAAGGGTTCAGGACTTGGTCTATGGGTTTTCTTCTGGCCCATCTCCAGGGGACGGCGGGGGGGCACTTTGTGGCTCTAGCCCTTCCTTGGAAAAAAGGTCAGGGGTGGCCTGATGTCTGGGGTACTGGGCCCTGATGCTTAGGTGATCGTGTGGAAACCTGTGCATCCAGATGTGGGCCCTCCTGCCTATGCGTGTCCATCCTACTGCTGCTGGCAGATCCAGAGTCTGCTGGTTGCTCCTAAGCagggctgtgtgatcttgggcatttCCAGCTCCTCTCAGAGCAGCATAGCTCAGGGCTGACGTTTCCACCCTGACAGGCATCCGTGGATTGCTGTGGGCCTGGCGTTGGAATTTCATACTGGAAGCTAATGGGTGTCTGGACTCcattggggcaggggtgggaactTTCTACACTCCTCCTCCACAAGCTCTGCTGCTATGCCTGGGGCCTGGCATGTCTAGGCGGGTGGCACAGGGCAGCTTCCTGCCTGGGTGAGTGTGGGGTGGAGGTGGTACCAGGCTTCCTGTGGGCATTCCAGGTGGGGTGTGGGGTTGGAGCCCTTTCTCTTGGTCACTCAACCCCAAGACCCCTGCGCAAGCACCTCCCTGCTTGGAGGCAAGGGGCAGAGCCACCAACTTGCTGAATTAGCTTAATCAAGCTCACCCTCCTGGGCTTCAGTTTACGCATTTGCAAGATGGAACTGTGAAGAGGACCCACTCTTCACAGTTGAGCCGGCTGGTGCCCAGCACTCAGCCTGGAACCCCCTTTGCTTCCTTTAAAATGTGCCATGTCCCATCTTTTCTGCACAGGCTGCCCGTGTCTTTCTTCTTTGgcaccttttttttctctctgcctcagctgGGCTGGGCCCTCGGAGAAGGAGGGGGGGTGGGCGGAGTCACAGGCCCGTGAGCGGGTGCTTTCTGCCTGCTTATTGGCTCTCTGTGAATCAGAGGCGTGGCCTTTACCTTTTAATGGGGAAGGCGTCTTCAGCTTTTCTCAGTCTTTGCTGAGCCTTTGTCTGAGTGTgctctgcccctttctttctttcctccgcCGCAGCCGTTGCGGTGTCCAGCTGCCAGCTTTCCGCCTggatctctgtctcctcatttctcCAGTCTCCTCAGACAGAAGCCCTCGGGGTATGTAACAGCCATGCCTGTGGACACGCTGACTCCGGGAGCCCGAGACACCCCCGCCCTACCTTTCCGCCTACAGACCAAGGTCCCCGGCTACCAGCTACAGCGGCCAGCAGACTGTGGAGCCCGGAAACCTAGTGCTGTAGAGCGCCTGGAGGCCGACAAGGCCAAGTATGTCAAGAGCCTGCATGTGGCCAATACCCGgcaggaacctgtgcagccccTGCTGTGCAAACAACCACTCTTCAGCCCTGGAACTCGCCGCACGGTGCTCACGCCTTGCCGCCGAGTCCTGCCTGGCCCCGGCCGCCGGCCCCAGCTGGACCTGGACATCCTGAGCAGCCTCATCAACTTGTGTGATAGTCCTGTGTCCCCTGCTGAGGCCAGCCGTACCCCCGGACGGTCAGAGGGGGCCCGCCAggctcccccagccacccccccACGCCCACCACCCAGTATTGCTGCAGTCCGCCGAGTGGATGTCCTTCCCCTGCCGGCGtcacctgcccagccctgcccatcacCAGGCACTGCCGCCACCTCTAGCCCGGCCCGGCCCCCAGGTTTGCAACGCTCCAAGTCAGACCTGAGTGAGCGCTTCTCCCGGGCAGCAGCTGACCTGGAGAGATTTTTTAACTTCTGCGGCCTGGACCAGGAGGAGGCACGGGGATTGGGTGTGGCCCACCTAGCCCGGGCCAACTCAGACATCGTGTCCCTGGCTGGGCCCAGTGCTGGGCCGGCTAGCTCCGAGGGGGGCTGCTCCCGCCGCAGCTCTGCCACCATCGAGGAGCTGGCTCGGGAGCGCGTCCCCTATGGTGTGTCAGTGATAGAGCGCAACGCCCGTGTGATCAAATGGCTGTATGGGTTGCGACAAGCACGGGAGACTCCAGCAGCTGAGGGCTAGGCCTCCATGGGACTCGACATTCGCCACGGGACAGATCTTAGAGAAGCCATAGGCCCCTTGACCTCTCCTGCATCCATTCCCTGGCTTGGGGCAGACCAGAAGCTGCTGCCTCATGTGAACTTGCTATAGAGGCAAAGCCTCAGAGTCTGGACCAGCATCCGTCTGACAAGGACTGACCTGGAGAGAGTTGGCTCTTGACCTTGGACTACCGCCTACGCTTCACATGTAGGGTTTTGACATGGATGGACCCCTGCTTGTAGGTTTGGATTTGGGGCACTTAGCCCTTCCCACTGAGAGTGAGGGACCGAGGGATCTCACCAGAGCTGTCTACCCAGcagctctgtttctttcttccttccttggccTCTGTCCTTTACTGACTTCCTCTTCCTTACCCAGTGGGCCTTGGTTCCCTGGGAACTCaccctggggtgggggtaggaagGAGTGGCCTATCTACATTTTTCAAGGGGCTTGCCAGCCTGGGCCTAGGTGGGTAGACTACAGAAAGGACTGGTAGGAGTCTGCACTGCTCTGACTTCCCTCCTCTTGGTTAATAAACACAAATGCTTGTTTTTCAAGGGCTGGGTCATCAGACTCTTCTGTGTACacaaggaggggtgggggaagtctTGGGGTGGGGCCTTCAAAACTCAGTGATTGCCCACCCCAGGATCTGGGGGGTATGAGGCCAGTGGCTGGCTCTGCCTGAGACTCGCCTCACAGGGCACCCTCATAACCCCTCTGGGAGGCTAGCTGATGGGCCTCCTTCATAGTGGAGGATGCTGGGTCTGGCCACAGAGTGGATCAGGAAAGAACTGAGAAGAGGACTGGAGACTttcccctgcaccaggaagggTACCTGCCTGGGAAAGGCTGACAGGTACATGGAGCCTCCCCAACCGTAAGTATTCTGCCCTTTCCCATCCCAGCCCAGTTCCCAAGAGGGCAGGAAGCTCAGAGGGGGCAAGCCCTGAACTTGAGGTCACACAGGCCATGGATTGGAGATTGGAAGTGGAAGTTCTTAGAGGAAGAGGGACTTGAGGTGTATAGCAAAAACGAGTGGCCTTGCCTCCAACTCTAGGTGACCCTGGGGAAGCCAGtcctccctctctgggcctccgtggGAGAGTTGGAGGCGTGGTCCTGtttgggttgggggaaggggaaggaggtggcTGGCACTGGGCTGTGAGGTCTCGGCTCCTTTCCATCTCCCTCCAGGTTAGTTACCTGCTAGGagacccccgccccccacccttgGCTGGTGAAGCAGCCAGGGCCGGGCACACAAAGGGTGAGAGCCTGGGTGGCCTCTGTATCCCCTCTTCCCGTGGGGgggtggcagggctgggtggTGCTTCCTCTCCCGCAGGCTGCCTGGGCTGCAGCGCTCAGAAACAGGAAGCTCTAATGGGGGCCCTGGTGACAGGTTTGATGTAGGTTTTATTTTAAGCATAAAGAGGAGATTTCCGCTGGGCTGTTGACAAACATCCAGGTCAGCccagctgtctgtctgtctgacaGTCCACAACCAGTCCCCAGGCTTGGCTGGGCCTGGGCCATTTGGGGAAACAAGGGGAAATCGGGTTATAGAAGAGGATGGTGTTCAAATTCATGAGAATGGAGTTCACCCCTCATgatacagatggggagactgaggcatagGAGGGGGATGACCCACCATAGGCTCCCAGCAAGTTTGGCAACTCAGGAGTGGCGCCTTCTGGTCCCCAGGTTAAAGGAGTGATGGGGTCGGGGGGATAATCTGGGTAAGCTCTGCAGAGGTCGTGTCCTTTGAGGTGTCAAAGACCTTTCCCTCCAAGGCAACCCAGACAGAATTCGGTGCTAAGGGTTGCCCCTTGCCATGAGCTGCCAGACCCCCAGAAACACAAGAAGGTGGGAGTGTTGGCTGCATTTTACGtgtgaagaaattgaggtttgGGTCACAGGACTGTTGGTGATGGGCTGGGAGACCCCTTGTTCCTGGAGGAAGTTTCAGTACTGGGCTCAGACCTTTCATACTAAACCTGTCACTGAGTCCTCAAGGTGGCTTCTTTATGGTCACCTGAGAAGGTCACCTCTTGTCTTAGAGCAGGGAGGGGTAGTGGCTTGCGGGCTGTCACAGAGCGGGCCTGCACTCCAGCCTGGGGTCACACCCTGGGCTGCTGGACACCCCAGTCACCGGCACTCTGGCTCCTTGATTCTCCCGACACACGCCTCACCTCTCTTCCCCATTCTGGCGACCTTTCCTCCTAGTcactattgagcacctactggatGCCCAGCGGTTGACAAGACAGCCATGGGCCCTGCCAAGTGTAGGGGGAGGGAAGGCGCAACTAAGCAGAAACTAGTCATTTACACTCAGGGACTTCTGCCCTAAGACCAGAGCTGTTCCTAGGAGCTGGGCCAGGGGGAGCCGAGAGGAGCATTGGGAGGGTCTGTTGGAAGAAAGCAGGGAGGGATTCTTGGAAGTGGGGAAAGTGCCACATTGAGCCTTGACTTCTCTGACAGGGGCTGCCTCGTTCTGGGAGGGCTTCCCCTCCTCCAGGATTCTGTGGAGGGAGCGGCTAGGGGCTTCTGCCACTCCCCTTACCCACCGGTCTACCACCCTCTGGGATCTGCAGAAACAGGCCCTCTATTGTTTTGCCTCCAGTTGGAGTGTGAGGGGCAGTGAGTGGCAGCCCCTGTGTTTCAGGCCCTCTGAGGGCCTGCAGCTGCTGCCCTGTCCCCTGGGGCCGCCTGGCCGCCATAGCAGCTTCCCCAGGCCAGATTGGCCCCAGCTGCCTAGCCCCTAATTAGGCAGAGATGCGATATCTGCTCCCTGATCTATTTCCCACCAGCTAATTATACACATGTGGGCTTGGGAGACTGGCAACCTGGCTGGCTACTTCTGTCATGAAGGTGTGATGGGCCCCCTGGGAAATGTACCCATCCCTACCTGCCGGACCTCAGTTTATCCTTTTGGCAGAGGATGGGATATAGCAAGGGGCATTGTTCCTGTCCCTGATGAAATGGTTCTGGCTTTGTTAATGAATTGCTGAAGGGGACCAGGGGGAGGAGACCCCCATCCTGCCTGACATCCTGTGTCCCGGGGGAGTATGCAGGTCCATCCAGGCCCAAGACAGAAGTGCCCCatccagtttttttaaaatttaatattatttttcagataatatattcatatatttcccccaaaattttattaagaaaaatttcaaagttgAAAGTATTATATAGTGAACACTGATATATCACCTACTAGATGcacaattgttaatattttgctgtATTTCCTCTATCAgacatctatccatctatccacccattaAAACAACTTGTTATTTTTTGAAGCTTTTCAAAGTAGGCTGCAAACATCAGTACCCTTCCCCTTAAAGGCACTTCAGCATGCATATCATTAGCTAGAGTTCTGTATCTGTTTATGGTTATTCTTGGGAGTGGgaggtaaaatttatatacagtgaaatgcGTAGATCTTAAAGGTACCATTTGCTGAGTTTAGACAAGTACATACTGTACTCCAAACCCTAGTCAGGATATAGAGCCGTGAAAAGTTCCCTCACGTTCCTTCCGTCAGTTCCTGTCCCCAGCTCATGGATGGATCTATATAAATACTACTAATAAAAACATTCCCTTGCCCTGTGcttcccactcccagccctgctccccaaAGCAACCACAGTCaactttttaaactatttcttCTGGTACTTTCCTCTGTATTTCTAAGTAACATTCTTTtcctgctattttctttttttttttttggtacgcgggcctctcactgccgtggcctctcactgccgtggcctctcccattgcggagcacaggctccggacgcgcaggctcagcagccatggctcacgggcccagctgctccgcggcacgtgggatcctcccagaccggggcaagaacccgcgccccctgcatcggcaggcggactctcaaccactgcgccaccagggaagccctcctgctattttcttgattattttaggCAAATATTGACTTTCAGGTCTGATGTTCCCACAGTGTGGCTTCTGTAGCCtgactgtctgggtttgaattccagccctTCTCCTTACTGGccagatgaccttgggcaagtgacttatcCACctgatgcctcagtttcctcatttgtaaaatgagagtaataagAATATTGAAGTTATTGGACTGTTATGAGGATTCAACATGTGAAGTGCCTAGAATAAGGCACACCACCCAGTAAGTGGTCAAAActctttttgtagtttttattatcaaggaagacaatttttctctACCTCCTTTCCTTTCAAAATCTACATTTATCACAATTTTTCATTAAATGATTAATTAATGTTATTTATATTGTGACCATATAAATATTGTTTCTTGCCAAGTTGCATATTACTGTTACATTTCCCTTTTTGTGcaactctgttcttcctggagtTACTACCTGCTTTGgtttttcatttgcttagtttCTTCTTTACTCATCCTTAATTCTCTGACACCCTCAATTTCCCCATAGTTACACATAGAAGATACTTTATTGTTCCAATTTTCTTCCTGAAACCCTTCATATGCTTTTTAACAATCCCACCCCCCCTTTCAAAAACAACAATGGGACCAATTTAAAAACTAGAATCTCAAGCACAAGTACAATTTGTAAGATAAGCATTTGTGAGCATCCACTCTCTGTCCCTGCTCACGTGGGTCTCTAAGAGGAATAAAAACTGAGGCTGTGACACCCCTGCCAGGCCTCTCCATTTACCCACAGGAACCCCTCAGCACTGTCTGCTCACAGCTGCCAACCTCTGGCTTGTCCTGTGCCCTTCGCTTTATTCATCGATTCATTCAGCAAAAGTCTACTGGGTCCTTCTTCACCCCTGGAACTGTACTGGGCAGTGCCAGCAACATAGAGCTTGGGCAGTATCAACCCATCTGTTCCCAGATTGACATTTACATTGACATTACATTACATTGGCAGCCAGGAGAGTGGTCTGGATAGAGGTGTGTGTGGGGTTGGGTgatggctctgtgtgtgtgtgtgagacttgTAGGGGCTAGTGAGTGTCTGTATGGGTGCCAACAGATTTTATATGAAAAGTTATCTGTGTGCATTTATGCGCATATGTGCATAGATGTTGTCTGCACGGTGTGTGTTCACCAGGTATATGTATCAGATAGCCCTTGCTGTGTAACAGGCCACCCTAGACCCAGTGGCCTGAAACAACAAATTATTAGTTTATGATTCTATGACTTGGCAATCTGGTCTGGgatcagctgggcagttctggtTTTACCTAGGCTCACCGATGTAGCTGCAGTCAGCTGGGGCTTGGTGATCTTGGAGggcctcactcacatgtctggcagtTGGCAGGCTGTTTGCTGGGGTGCTTCAGTTCACCTCCAGGAGGCTAGCACGGGCTCATTCACAT
Protein-coding regions in this window:
- the FAM110A gene encoding protein FAM110A produces the protein MPVDTLTPGARDTPALPFRLQTKVPGYQLQRPADCGARKPSAVERLEADKAKYVKSLHVANTRQEPVQPLLCKQPLFSPGTRRTVLTPCRRVLPGPGRRPQLDLDILSSLINLCDSPVSPAEASRTPGRSEGARQAPPATPPRPPPSIAAVRRVDVLPLPASPAQPCPSPGTAATSSPARPPGLQRSKSDLSERFSRAAADLERFFNFCGLDQEEARGLGVAHLARANSDIVSLAGPSAGPASSEGGCSRRSSATIEELARERVPYGVSVIERNARVIKWLYGLRQARETPAAEG